GCCCGGTACGCAACTCGCTGGTGGAGATCTGGCAGGCCAACGCGGCAGGCCGTTACCGGCACACCGGGGACCGCTGGCCCGCGCCGCTGGACCCCAACTTCGACGGTGTCGGCCGTACGCTGACCGATGAGGACGGCCGCTACGAGTTCCTCACCGTCAAACCGGGCGCCTACCCGTGGGCCAATCACGACAACGCCTGGCGGCCGGCGCATATCCATTTCTCGGTGTTCGGCTCGGCCTTCACCCAGCGGCTGGTCACCCAGATGTACTTTCCGGACGATCCGCTGTTCGACCAGGACCCGATCTTCAACTCGGTGCCGGACCCGAAGGCGCGGGAACGGATGATCTCCCGGTTCGACCTGAGCCGCACCGTGGAGTCCTGGGCGCTGGCCTTCGAGTTCGACATCGTGCTGCGCGGCAGGGAGGCTTCGGTGTTCGAGGACGAGGAGGAAACGTGACCGCCAATCTCGGGAGCACTCCTTCGCAGACGGTGGGGCCGTTCCTTTCCATCGGCCTACCGTGGACGGACGGCCCCGCGGTGACCGCGGACGAGGACACCGACGCGGTGTGGATCCGCGGGGTGGTCTCCGACGGCGCGGGCGAGCCGGTGCCGGACGCGCTGGTGGAGACCTGGCAGGCCGATCAGGACGGGCGCTTCGATCACCCGGACGACCCGCGCGGGGCGGTGCCGGGGTTCCGCGGCTTCGGCCGCTGCCCGACCGAGCCGGATGGCAGCTACGCCATCCGCACCGTGCTGCCGGGGGCGGTGCCGGGACAGGCCCCGCATATCGATGTCTCGGTGTTCGCCCGTGGCCTGCTGAACCGGGTGGTGACCAGGATCTACTTCCCGGAACACGCGGATCAGCATCGCACCGATCCGGTGCTGCTCGGTGTTCCGGCGCAGCGCAGGCACACCCTGATCGCCGTGCCCACCGGGGACGGCTACCGGTTCGACGTGCGGTTGCAGGGCGAGGACGAAACGGTCTTCTTCGATGTCTGAGCGCCCGTCTCCCGCGCCGTCCGGCCCGGTCGCGGTGCACCACCGCGCCGAAGGCCCGCCGCAGGGCGAGGTGGTGGTGCTGAGCGGGTCACTGGGCAGCGACCTGCGGATGTGGGAACCACAGGTACAGCCGCTGGTGGCGGCCGGGTACCGGGTGGTGCGCTACGACCATCGCGGGCACGGCGGCTCCCCGGTCCCGCCCGGCCCGTACTCCATCGCCGACCTCGGCGGGGACCTGCTCGCGCTGCTGGACCGGATCGGCGCCGAACGCGCCCACCTTGCCGGGATCTCGCTGGGCGGCATGACCGGGATGTGGCTGGCCGCGCATGCCCCTGCCAGGGTGTCCTCGCTGGTCCTGTGCTGCACCTCGGCCCGGCTCGGCCCGCCACGGATGTGGGCCGAACGCGCCGCAACGGTGCGGGAACGCGGCACCGGCGCGGTGGCCGAGGCCGTGGTCGCGCGCTGGGTCACCGAGGCCCATGCCCGCGCGCACCCGGAGCGGATGGCCTTCCTGCGGGAGATGGTGGCGGCCACACCCGCCGAGGGCTACGCCTCCTGCTGCGCCGCGATCGAGCGGATGGACCTGCTTGCGGAGTTGCCCGCGATCACGGCCCCGACGCTGGTGCTCGCGGGGGAACAGGACCCGGCCACGCCACCGGAGCACGCCGAGCTGATCGCGCGGGAGGTGCCAGGAGCCCGGCTCGCCCTGGTTCCCGGCGCCGCCCACCTCGGCACGCTGGAGCAGCAGGAGCGTTTCACCGAGCTGATCGTCGAGCATCTCAAGGGAGCGAGCTGACCGTGACGGACCGCCACCAGGCCGGGATGAACGTGCGCCGCGAGGTCCTCGGTGATGAGCATGTGGACCGTGCCCTCGCGGGCACCACCGAGTTCACCGCGCCGTTCCAGGAGTACATCACGCAGGCCGCCTGGGGTTCGGTGTGGACCCGGCCGGGGCTGGACCGGCGCACCCGCAGCTGTATCACCCTTGCCCTGCTCACCGCGTTGCGCTGCGAGGACGAGCTCGCGATGCACGTGCGGGCGGCTGTGCAGAATGGACTGAGCCCCGAGGAGATCGCCGAGGTGCTGCTGCACACCGCCGTGTACGCGGGTGTGCCGGCCGCGAACAGTGCCTTCGGCGTGGCCAACCGGACGCTGGGCGAGCTGGGTGAACCGGCCGCGCGCCGTCGCGAGCCCGAGCAGGACCCCGGCTAGAGTCACGTTATGGACGAGGAGGAGCAGGACCCCGACATCGCCGCGGCCCGCGGCGCACACCACGTGCAGTCGCTCGAGCGGGGACTTGCGGTCATCCGGGCGTTCAACGCGGGCTCCCCGCAGCTCACCCTGAGTGAGGTGGCCAGGTCGACCGGCCTCACCAGGGCGGCCGCCCGCCGGTTCCTGCTCACCCTCGCCGACCTTGGCTACGTCCGCACCGACGGGAAGCACTTCTCGCTGACCGCGCGGGTGCTCGAGCTCGGCTACGCATACCTGTCCAGCCTCTCCCTGCCCGAGGTGGCCCAGCCGCACCTGGAACGGCTCTCCGCCGAGGTGCACGAGTCCTGCTCCGTCTCGGTGCTGGAGGGCACCGACATCGTCTACGTTGCCAGGGTCGCGGTGTCCCGGATCATGGCCGTCACCATCAACGTGGGCACCCGCTTCCCGGCACATGCCACCTCGATGGGGCATGTGCTGCTGGCAGGCCTTCCGGAACCCGAGCTGGCCCGGTACCTCGAGCAGGCCCGGCTGGACCGGCTCACCTCGCACACGCTGACCTCGGCCCCGGCGCTGCGTGCCGAGCTGGCCAGGGTGCGCGAGCAGGGATGGGCGCTGGTCGACCAGGAGCTGGAGGAGGGGCTGCGCTCGGTGGCCGCACCGGTGCGCGACCGCGGCGGGCAGGTGGTCGCCGCGGTGAACGTGTCCACCCACGCCGGTCGTACCTCGCCGGAGACGCTGCGCGGCGACACGCTGCCCGCACTGCTGGACACCTGCAAGCTGATCGAGGCCGACCTGGCGGTCACCATGGCGGCCCAGGCGAGCCGATGAGGGTGGCCGGCCTGCTGCTGGCCGCGGGCCAGGGGCGGCGGTTCGGTGGCCCGAAGGCACTGGCCGAGGTGGACGGCGAGCCGTTCGTGCTGCGTGCCCTGCGCACGCTCACCGGGGGCGGCTGCGATCCCGTGCACGTGGTGCTCGGCGCGCGGGCGGAGGCCGTGCGGGAGCTGCTGCCCGCTACGGCGGTCGCGGTGCACGCCCCGGACTGGGGCAGCGGGATGGGTGCCTCGTTGCGTGCCGGGCTGGGCTCGTTCGACGGCCTGGCCCAGCCGCCAGAGGCGGTGCTGGTGCATCTGGTCGACCTGCCGTGGGTCCCGGCCGGGGTGGTGGCAAGGCTGGCCGGGTACGCCGGACCCTCGGCCGTGGCCAGGGCCTGCTACCGGGGCAGCCCCGGCCACCCTGTGCTGCTGGGACGCCGCTGGTGGGCCGAGGTCGCCGCGGAGGCGGAAGGCGACCGCGGGGCGCGGGACTGGCTGGCCACCCGGCCGGACCTGCGCCTGGTGGAATGCGCGGACCTCGGCAGCGGCACCGATGTGGACACGCGGGCCGATCTTGGCGTCGTAGAGTGAGGGGATGGGCTCCTCGGCATCTCCCGGCTCCCCGGAAACGCTCGCCGGCCTGCTGGAGCGCACCGGCTACTTCGCCGACGTCGGGGTGGCCACCGCCGCCTTCCTGGCGCTGCGGATGCGGCGGCCGCTGTTCTGCGAGGGGGAACCGGGCACCGGTAAGACCGCACTCGCCGTCGCGCTCGCCGAAGGTCTCGGTTTGCCCCTGATCCGCCTGCAGTGCCACGAGGGCATCGACGCTGCGCAGGCGCTGTACGAGTGGGACTTCCCGCGCCAGCTGCTGCACCTGCGGGCGCTGGAGGCCGCTGGCGATGGCGCGCTGGATGTGGACGCGGCCGAGCGCTCCCTCTACACCGAGCGTTTCCTGCTGGCCCGGCCGTTGTTGCGGGCGCTGACTTCCGCCCCCTGCGTACTGCTGGTGGACGAGATCGACCGGGCGGACGACGAGTTCGAGGCCTTCCTGCTGGAGCTGCTGGACGAGAACGCGGTGACCATCCCGGAGTTCGGCGAGGTGCGGGCGCGGACCCCGCCGCTGGTGGTGCTCACCTCGAATCGCACTCGCGAGGTGCACGACGCGCTCAAGCGCCGCTGCCTCTACCACTGGCTGGAGCATCCGGATCTGGCGCGGGAGGTGGCGATCCTGCGCGGCAGGCTGCCCGGAATCGGCGACCGGCTGGCGGG
The sequence above is drawn from the Amycolatopsis aidingensis genome and encodes:
- a CDS encoding nucleotidyltransferase family protein: MRVAGLLLAAGQGRRFGGPKALAEVDGEPFVLRALRTLTGGGCDPVHVVLGARAEAVRELLPATAVAVHAPDWGSGMGASLRAGLGSFDGLAQPPEAVLVHLVDLPWVPAGVVARLAGYAGPSAVARACYRGSPGHPVLLGRRWWAEVAAEAEGDRGARDWLATRPDLRLVECADLGSGTDVDTRADLGVVE
- the pcaD gene encoding 3-oxoadipate enol-lactonase: MSERPSPAPSGPVAVHHRAEGPPQGEVVVLSGSLGSDLRMWEPQVQPLVAAGYRVVRYDHRGHGGSPVPPGPYSIADLGGDLLALLDRIGAERAHLAGISLGGMTGMWLAAHAPARVSSLVLCCTSARLGPPRMWAERAATVRERGTGAVAEAVVARWVTEAHARAHPERMAFLREMVAATPAEGYASCCAAIERMDLLAELPAITAPTLVLAGEQDPATPPEHAELIAREVPGARLALVPGAAHLGTLEQQERFTELIVEHLKGAS
- the pcaG gene encoding protocatechuate 3,4-dioxygenase subunit alpha — translated: MTANLGSTPSQTVGPFLSIGLPWTDGPAVTADEDTDAVWIRGVVSDGAGEPVPDALVETWQADQDGRFDHPDDPRGAVPGFRGFGRCPTEPDGSYAIRTVLPGAVPGQAPHIDVSVFARGLLNRVVTRIYFPEHADQHRTDPVLLGVPAQRRHTLIAVPTGDGYRFDVRLQGEDETVFFDV
- the pcaH gene encoding protocatechuate 3,4-dioxygenase subunit beta; the protein is MSERMTLPAYRRDPEGTHPPLDSPAYRSTVLRHPKQPLVLLPQRLTEVTGPLLGPGRIGPQDNDLTRQREGEPVGQRILVHGRLLDGDGSPVRNSLVEIWQANAAGRYRHTGDRWPAPLDPNFDGVGRTLTDEDGRYEFLTVKPGAYPWANHDNAWRPAHIHFSVFGSAFTQRLVTQMYFPDDPLFDQDPIFNSVPDPKARERMISRFDLSRTVESWALAFEFDIVLRGREASVFEDEEET
- the pcaC gene encoding 4-carboxymuconolactone decarboxylase: MTDRHQAGMNVRREVLGDEHVDRALAGTTEFTAPFQEYITQAAWGSVWTRPGLDRRTRSCITLALLTALRCEDELAMHVRAAVQNGLSPEEIAEVLLHTAVYAGVPAANSAFGVANRTLGELGEPAARRREPEQDPG
- a CDS encoding AAA family ATPase encodes the protein MGSSASPGSPETLAGLLERTGYFADVGVATAAFLALRMRRPLFCEGEPGTGKTALAVALAEGLGLPLIRLQCHEGIDAAQALYEWDFPRQLLHLRALEAAGDGALDVDAAERSLYTERFLLARPLLRALTSAPCVLLVDEIDRADDEFEAFLLELLDENAVTIPEFGEVRARTPPLVVLTSNRTREVHDALKRRCLYHWLEHPDLAREVAILRGRLPGIGDRLAGQIAEAVRRLRGLELLKPPGVAESLDWGRALLALGRDELDAASAAATLGAVLKYSEDLDRARFGLDTLLR
- a CDS encoding IclR family transcriptional regulator; translated protein: MDEEEQDPDIAAARGAHHVQSLERGLAVIRAFNAGSPQLTLSEVARSTGLTRAAARRFLLTLADLGYVRTDGKHFSLTARVLELGYAYLSSLSLPEVAQPHLERLSAEVHESCSVSVLEGTDIVYVARVAVSRIMAVTINVGTRFPAHATSMGHVLLAGLPEPELARYLEQARLDRLTSHTLTSAPALRAELARVREQGWALVDQELEEGLRSVAAPVRDRGGQVVAAVNVSTHAGRTSPETLRGDTLPALLDTCKLIEADLAVTMAAQASR